Proteins encoded together in one Impatiens glandulifera chromosome 1, dImpGla2.1, whole genome shotgun sequence window:
- the LOC124923568 gene encoding secreted RxLR effector protein 161-like, protein MATAKPIDTPSASNAHLSVVCAPKSSQEKEYMSHVPYASAVGSLMYAMVCTRPDLAHAVSVVSRFMGDPGKEHWKAVKRIFRYLRGTSDIGLSYGGDSQCLVSGYSDSDYAGDVDSRRLMTGYVFTLGGSVVSWKATLQPTVTLSTTEAEYMALTEAAKEGIWLKGLVSDLGLHHDQAPVYCDSLSAICLTNDQVHHERTKHIDVRYHFLRSEKRIKVNKVWIADNPADMFTKPVP, encoded by the coding sequence ATGGCTACTGCTAAGCCCATTGATACTCCTAGTGCTTCAAATGCACATTTGTCTGTAGTATGTGCACCCAAATCATCTCAGGAGAAGGAATACATGTCACATGTTCCTTATGCTAGTGCAGTGGGAAGCTTAATGTATGCTATGGTCTGCACTAGACCGGATCTTGCACATGCTGTTAGTGTTGTTAGTAGGTTCATGGGAGaccctggtaaggaacactggAAAGCAGTGAAGAGGATTTTCCGCTACCTCAGGGGTACATCTGATATTGGTCTCAGTTATGGTGGTGATAGTCAGTGTCTAGTATCTGGTTACTCAGATTCTGACTATGCTGGAGATGTAGACAGTAGAAGATTGATGACCGGTTATGTATTCACGCTTGGTGGTTCTGTTGTGAGTTGGAAGGCTACTCTGCAGCCGACAGTAACCttgtctactacagaggcaGAATATATGGCtttgacagaagctgctaaggagggAATCTGGTTGAAAGGATTGGTTAGTGACTTGGGTCTACACCACGATCAGGCTCCAGTGTATTGCGACAGTTTGAGTGCAATATGCTTAACCAATGATCAAGTTCACcatgaaagaacaaaacacattgatgtgAGGTACCATTTTCTGAGAAGTGAGAAGAGGATCAAGGTAAACAAAGTGTGGATTGCAGacaatccagctgatatgtttacCAAGCCAGTTCCGTAG